A genomic stretch from Chryseobacterium sp. SNU WT5 includes:
- the dnaE gene encoding DNA polymerase III subunit alpha: MFLIFDTETTGLPKNFNAPITDSDNWPRMVQIAWQLHDKEGNLIENQDYIIKPEGYDIPFSSQRIHGISTKMATEEGRDLHEVLLEFKEALQKAEVVVGHNIIFDYNIVGAEFFRKEIENNLQSTPSADTMKLGTDFCQLGGGKSGRFKSPKLTELYEKLYDEKFDEAHNAAADVNATAQVFFEMMRIGIIPADLLKITASELQYYIDSHPSVIKPFPIIIRRQVADSKKKKKKSFVNTDEIELGSYFNFHNHSIYSSLQASSHIHELIKRALDNNFPAVGIVDLGNMMGAFKFVSEVEKANGNIKKIYQEYLDKKQKSKDEGTEFNELEPRKEPLIPIIGCEFYLSDRPDQKQFTKDDPDRRTNIVLLAKNYNGYKNLAKLSSLGYVNGFYFGVPRISKKMIAEYKEDLIAVTAGTMGDIPNAILEFGEQKGEDVFQWWKKTFENDFYVQLQNHEIEEEHYLNDVLLTFAEKYEVKILAQNETFYTEKSEAHIQDILYCIKDGEKLSSPVGKGFGKRRGLPSHEFYIKNPEEIKQCFREFPDAFDAYDEFVTKFKPYTLKHDVLLPEFGIPAEFLSEEDKLDHGKRGENAYLRHLTYEGAEKRYDIITDEIRERLDFELEVIAKTGYPGYFLIVQDFCNEARNMGVWVGPGRGSAAGSAVAYCTGITNVDPIKYDLLFERFLNPERVSMPDIDIDFDDEGRDKIIKWVVEKYGKANVAQIITYSVLGGKSAIKDAGRVLDLPIFETNNIAKLIPAVPGMNIAKAFAKFDKLSPEDKALAQEMKDILANPKDDRYEVLSAAQKMEGCIRNTGIHACGVIITPEDISNLVPITIASKDADILVSQFDNSVAENAGLLKMDFLGLRTLTIIKHAIKLIKEKHGVDINPDEIPLDDAKTYQLFKEGRTVGIFQYESPGMQKYMRELKPTEFADLIAMNALYRPGPIKYIPLFINRKNGVEETVYDLEETEEFLSETYGITVYQEQVMLLSQKLANFTKGEADTLRKAMGKKQRDVLDKMYPKFIEGGKINNLDETKLNKIWKDWEAFAEYAFNKSHSTCYALIAYQTAYLKANYPAEYMASVMSNNINNTKQITLFMEDCKSIGVDVLGPDVNESQYAFAVNEKGQIRFGLGAIKGIGEGPSEAIVAARKDERYKNIYDFFEKIPSSQMNKRVAESLVIAGAFDEVDGYHRAQYFDIDNSGKTNIERLLRYGHSFQDSKNEIENSLFADFADEVQIEQPKINPAPEWQNMHKLNKEKEIIGFYLSAHPLDEYKYQFQFLQGALSKKEILEGKKEEVLELEKVILPIEVSEVDDSDDDLVDLPPEISEGEDDSLIEEPTKIVEPRGSFNFLNLDEIENFKNSVFANQQPDLFNNDKLSWKEKQALKNNSPEYMVAGLVTEYTIKDGMNSGEKVAFLMLEDYSGSYSFRLGDRDYMRLRDRIDVQRFVIFKIKFSQSKDGRVFVNVADVIDLKEAFEKFAKKMTIVIDINHLRKEDIEFFKNQLDEHKGDQKLNFFIKNPDDDSQVEVMSLQTMIKVDGDLIEVFNEMKQYEIFLN; encoded by the coding sequence ATGTTCTTAATCTTCGATACCGAAACTACTGGTTTACCTAAAAACTTCAACGCGCCCATTACCGATTCTGACAATTGGCCCAGAATGGTTCAGATCGCCTGGCAGTTGCATGATAAAGAAGGTAATTTAATTGAGAATCAAGATTATATCATCAAACCGGAAGGATATGACATTCCCTTTTCTTCGCAAAGAATCCACGGTATTTCTACAAAAATGGCTACAGAAGAAGGTCGCGATTTACATGAAGTTTTATTAGAATTTAAAGAAGCTCTACAGAAAGCAGAAGTCGTGGTTGGACACAATATCATATTCGATTATAATATTGTGGGTGCCGAGTTTTTTAGAAAAGAAATTGAGAATAATCTGCAAAGTACTCCGTCTGCAGATACCATGAAATTAGGCACGGATTTTTGCCAGTTAGGCGGAGGTAAAAGTGGCAGATTTAAATCTCCGAAACTGACTGAACTTTACGAAAAGCTATACGACGAAAAATTTGATGAAGCACATAATGCCGCCGCCGATGTAAACGCTACGGCTCAAGTTTTTTTCGAAATGATGCGGATTGGAATTATTCCTGCCGATCTGCTCAAAATAACTGCATCCGAATTACAATACTATATTGATAGCCACCCGAGTGTCATAAAGCCGTTTCCTATCATTATCAGACGACAGGTTGCTGATTCTAAGAAGAAAAAAAAGAAATCGTTTGTCAATACTGATGAGATTGAATTAGGTAGTTATTTTAATTTTCACAACCACAGTATTTATTCATCCCTTCAAGCATCCTCCCATATTCACGAGTTGATCAAAAGAGCTTTGGATAATAATTTTCCAGCGGTTGGCATTGTCGATTTAGGAAACATGATGGGTGCATTTAAATTTGTATCTGAAGTTGAAAAAGCCAATGGAAATATTAAAAAAATCTATCAGGAATATTTAGATAAAAAACAAAAATCAAAAGATGAAGGAACTGAATTTAATGAATTAGAACCCCGAAAAGAACCGTTAATTCCAATAATTGGATGTGAATTTTACCTTTCGGACAGACCAGATCAGAAACAATTTACCAAAGATGATCCTGATAGAAGAACAAATATAGTACTTTTAGCAAAAAATTATAATGGATATAAAAACCTTGCGAAACTCTCCAGCTTGGGTTATGTAAATGGTTTTTATTTTGGAGTTCCCAGGATTTCAAAAAAGATGATTGCGGAATACAAAGAAGATCTTATCGCTGTAACTGCCGGCACCATGGGAGATATTCCCAATGCAATTCTGGAATTTGGAGAACAGAAAGGAGAAGATGTTTTTCAATGGTGGAAAAAAACGTTTGAAAATGATTTTTATGTTCAACTTCAAAATCACGAAATCGAAGAAGAACATTATTTGAATGATGTTCTCCTGACTTTCGCCGAAAAATATGAAGTTAAAATTTTAGCACAAAATGAAACTTTTTACACTGAAAAATCAGAAGCTCATATTCAGGATATATTATACTGTATTAAAGACGGTGAAAAATTATCTTCTCCAGTAGGAAAGGGGTTTGGTAAAAGAAGAGGTTTGCCTTCTCATGAATTTTACATAAAAAATCCAGAGGAAATAAAACAGTGCTTCCGTGAGTTTCCTGATGCATTTGATGCATACGACGAATTTGTAACAAAGTTTAAACCTTACACTTTGAAGCATGATGTTTTGCTTCCAGAATTTGGAATACCTGCTGAATTCTTAAGTGAAGAAGATAAACTGGATCATGGGAAACGAGGAGAGAATGCTTATCTAAGACATTTAACATATGAAGGTGCTGAAAAAAGATATGATATAATTACCGATGAAATCAGGGAACGACTTGATTTTGAATTAGAAGTTATTGCCAAAACCGGTTATCCAGGATACTTTTTGATTGTGCAGGATTTCTGTAACGAAGCTCGAAACATGGGTGTTTGGGTTGGTCCGGGACGTGGTTCTGCGGCAGGTTCTGCAGTAGCTTATTGCACTGGAATCACCAATGTCGATCCGATAAAATATGACTTGCTTTTTGAGCGTTTTCTAAATCCAGAAAGAGTTTCAATGCCCGATATTGATATTGATTTTGACGATGAAGGTCGTGATAAAATCATTAAATGGGTCGTTGAAAAATATGGGAAAGCAAATGTTGCCCAAATTATTACCTATTCTGTTTTAGGTGGAAAGTCCGCCATTAAAGATGCAGGAAGAGTTTTGGATCTTCCGATATTCGAAACCAACAACATTGCAAAATTAATTCCTGCAGTTCCGGGTATGAATATCGCGAAAGCATTTGCAAAATTTGATAAATTATCTCCTGAAGATAAGGCCTTGGCGCAGGAAATGAAAGATATTCTGGCGAATCCCAAAGATGATCGTTATGAAGTTCTTTCTGCTGCTCAAAAAATGGAAGGTTGTATTAGAAATACGGGAATTCACGCTTGTGGAGTGATTATAACGCCAGAAGATATTTCGAATTTAGTTCCCATTACCATTGCTTCGAAAGATGCCGATATTTTGGTATCACAATTTGACAACTCGGTCGCGGAAAATGCAGGTTTGTTAAAGATGGATTTTCTTGGTTTGCGAACCTTAACCATCATCAAACACGCCATTAAACTCATTAAAGAAAAACACGGCGTCGACATTAATCCAGACGAAATTCCTTTGGATGATGCCAAAACCTATCAACTTTTTAAAGAAGGTAGAACGGTTGGAATTTTTCAGTATGAAAGTCCGGGAATGCAGAAATACATGCGCGAATTGAAACCTACAGAATTTGCGGATTTAATTGCCATGAATGCCTTATACCGACCAGGACCAATTAAATATATTCCTCTTTTTATTAATCGAAAAAATGGAGTAGAAGAAACCGTTTATGATTTAGAAGAAACCGAGGAGTTCTTAAGTGAAACCTATGGAATTACCGTCTATCAGGAACAGGTAATGTTGCTTTCTCAGAAACTGGCGAACTTTACGAAAGGCGAAGCTGATACTTTGAGAAAGGCGATGGGTAAAAAACAACGTGATGTTTTGGATAAAATGTATCCAAAATTTATTGAAGGTGGGAAAATAAATAACCTTGACGAAACCAAACTTAATAAAATTTGGAAAGACTGGGAAGCATTTGCGGAGTATGCATTTAATAAATCTCACTCGACCTGTTATGCGTTAATTGCTTATCAAACTGCCTATTTAAAAGCCAATTACCCGGCAGAATATATGGCGAGTGTAATGTCAAATAACATTAATAATACCAAGCAGATCACCTTATTTATGGAGGATTGCAAAAGTATTGGTGTTGATGTTTTAGGACCGGATGTAAATGAATCTCAATACGCATTTGCAGTGAACGAAAAAGGACAAATTCGATTTGGATTAGGTGCAATTAAAGGGATTGGCGAAGGTCCGAGTGAAGCAATCGTTGCGGCAAGAAAAGACGAACGGTATAAAAATATCTACGATTTCTTTGAAAAAATTCCGTCTTCACAAATGAATAAAAGAGTAGCGGAAAGTTTGGTCATTGCCGGTGCTTTTGACGAAGTTGATGGCTATCATCGTGCACAGTATTTTGATATTGATAATTCGGGAAAAACCAATATAGAAAGGTTATTGCGGTATGGCCATAGTTTTCAGGATAGTAAAAATGAAATCGAAAACTCGTTGTTTGCAGATTTTGCAGATGAAGTACAAATCGAGCAGCCAAAAATTAATCCTGCACCCGAATGGCAGAACATGCACAAACTCAATAAGGAAAAGGAAATTATCGGTTTCTATCTTTCTGCGCACCCTTTGGATGAATATAAATATCAATTCCAGTTTTTGCAAGGAGCTTTAAGTAAAAAAGAAATTTTGGAAGGTAAGAAGGAAGAGGTTTTAGAGTTAGAGAAAGTTATTTTGCCAATTGAAGTTTCTGAAGTTGATGATTCAGACGATGACTTAGTTGATCTTCCACCAGAAATTTCAGAAGGGGAGGACGATAGTTTAATTGAAGAGCCTACCAAAATAGTTGAGCCTAGAGGGTCTTTTAATTTCCTCAATCTCGACGAAATTGAAAATTTTAAAAATAGTGTATTCGCTAATCAACAGCCGGATCTATTTAATAATGATAAATTAAGCTGGAAAGAAAAACAAGCATTAAAAAATAATTCACCCGAATATATGGTTGCCGGTCTGGTGACTGAATATACCATAAAAGATGGAATGAATAGCGGTGAAAAAGTCGCATTCTTAATGTTAGAAGACTACAGTGGAAGTTATTCTTTCCGACTGGGTGACCGGGATTACATGAGATTAAGGGATAGAATTGATGTTCAGAGATTTGTTATTTTTAAAATTAAATTTTCGCAATCCAAGGATGGAAGGGTTTTCGTAAACGTTGCCGATGTGATCGATCTTAAAGAAGCTTTTGAAAAATTTGCAAAGAAAATGACTATCGTGATCGATATAAATCATTTACGAAAGGAAGATATTGAATTTTTCAAAAATCAGTTAGACGAGCATAAAGGTGATCAAAAACTTAACTTTTTCATCAAAAATCCAGACGATGACAGCCAGGTGGAAGTAATGAGTTTACAGACTATGATCAAGGTTGACGGTGATTTAATTGAAGTTTTTAACGAAATGAAACAGTATGAGATTTTTCTAAATTAA
- a CDS encoding response regulator transcription factor, translated as MKKNIILYENQRLYLDSIHFFLDQNIITKKYNILEITNFDKIEKHVLEEGSIVILNPGGLNIIDIIKKVENLLQLNPSLKIIIHSVNPDIKVIKKLFDKGVKSYLGHDTGSNEFIQALNKVIDGHVYINDDIKNALLSFICNKEEKAEVKHLGLDDLILREKDVLILICDGLCSKEIAEKLFISTNTVESHRRNMMFKLNINRSSELIKFAMENKLVEY; from the coding sequence GTGAAAAAAAATATTATTCTCTATGAAAATCAGAGGTTATACCTAGATTCTATTCATTTTTTTCTAGACCAGAATATTATAACCAAAAAATATAATATTCTGGAAATTACAAACTTTGATAAGATTGAAAAGCACGTACTTGAGGAAGGTTCAATCGTCATTTTAAACCCAGGAGGATTAAACATAATAGACATCATTAAAAAAGTCGAAAATTTATTACAGCTAAATCCAAGCCTGAAGATAATTATTCATTCTGTAAATCCCGACATAAAAGTCATCAAAAAATTATTTGACAAAGGTGTGAAAAGTTATTTAGGACATGATACAGGAAGTAACGAATTTATACAAGCACTTAACAAAGTAATCGATGGCCACGTTTACATTAATGATGATATTAAGAATGCACTGCTCAGTTTTATTTGCAATAAAGAGGAAAAAGCAGAAGTAAAACACCTTGGTTTAGATGATCTTATTCTAAGAGAAAAAGATGTTCTTATCTTGATATGTGATGGCTTATGCTCAAAAGAGATTGCAGAAAAGCTCTTTATCAGTACCAATACGGTAGAGTCTCACCGAAGAAATATGATGTTTAAATTAAATATCAATCGTTCCTCGGAACTTATAAAGTTTGCGATGGAGAACAAACTGGTTGAATATTAA
- a CDS encoding carboxypeptidase-like regulatory domain-containing protein, with product MKILYTLLVSLLLLIGISCREDLVGKVTTANITGKVVQKGTNSPLANVKIYTSPTTETVFTKADGTFILENLPLGDYSVKAELTGYLATFQGVNLKTETGVSMVFEMSDDDSLNSAPSVPQLITGADHSENQPTSVVLSWTCTDPYAADSLKLRFKIIVKNSLNNIVFEKEDIKVKSYALDNLIFGVTYFWQVVADDTVNPPVYSEIRQFKVTDTPNNRFHFVRKSGSNYYILSSTENGQNFQFTPNSVNSWRPKLNNDAGLIAFLRTVSGNTQIFTARKDGSNVRQVTVTQPVSGYNNQDLDFSWSTNGSEILYPSFNKLFKINKDGSGLTLMYTTTDGSFITECDWSSDGAKIALKTNDINGYNVKIFNIDSLGNVIKTILSGQPGSAGGLNFSIAGDRLLYTKDITGYENQNHRQLDSHLFIYDLGLNVSTDISILSKKLVGTNDLDPRFSPNDAEVIFMNTSNDGISEKSIYKISFNGTATDYPRTLLFTGAEMPDWE from the coding sequence ATGAAAATTCTTTATACATTATTAGTATCTCTACTTCTTCTTATCGGTATTTCGTGCAGAGAAGATTTAGTAGGGAAAGTTACGACGGCAAACATTACAGGAAAAGTTGTTCAAAAAGGAACCAATTCTCCACTAGCGAATGTGAAAATTTATACTTCTCCCACTACAGAAACTGTTTTTACCAAGGCAGATGGAACATTTATTTTAGAGAATTTACCTTTAGGCGATTATTCTGTGAAAGCAGAATTAACCGGATATCTGGCAACATTCCAGGGCGTAAACTTAAAAACAGAAACCGGTGTGAGCATGGTTTTCGAAATGTCAGATGATGATTCTTTAAATTCGGCACCATCTGTTCCGCAATTGATTACTGGTGCTGACCATTCCGAAAATCAACCCACATCAGTTGTGTTAAGTTGGACTTGTACAGATCCATATGCTGCAGATTCTCTAAAATTAAGGTTTAAAATTATTGTAAAAAATAGTCTTAATAATATTGTTTTTGAAAAAGAGGATATTAAAGTTAAAAGTTATGCGTTAGATAATCTCATTTTTGGAGTAACTTACTTTTGGCAAGTTGTTGCAGATGACACTGTTAATCCACCGGTGTATAGTGAGATTCGACAATTTAAAGTGACAGATACACCAAATAACAGATTTCATTTTGTTAGAAAATCCGGTTCTAACTATTATATTTTGTCAAGTACAGAAAACGGCCAAAACTTTCAATTTACGCCAAATTCCGTGAACAGTTGGAGACCTAAATTGAACAATGATGCAGGTTTAATCGCATTTCTAAGAACGGTATCTGGAAATACTCAAATATTTACCGCCAGGAAAGACGGTTCAAATGTTAGGCAGGTTACTGTCACACAACCAGTCTCAGGTTACAATAATCAAGATTTAGATTTTAGCTGGAGCACGAATGGAAGTGAAATATTATATCCGAGTTTTAATAAACTTTTCAAAATCAATAAAGATGGAAGTGGTTTAACTTTAATGTACACCACAACTGATGGAAGTTTTATAACAGAATGTGATTGGAGCAGTGATGGAGCCAAAATCGCTTTAAAAACAAATGATATCAATGGATATAATGTGAAAATTTTCAATATTGATTCTTTGGGAAATGTGATCAAAACCATTCTAAGTGGACAACCTGGCTCAGCTGGTGGATTAAATTTTTCTATTGCAGGTGACAGATTGCTTTACACCAAGGATATAACCGGATATGAAAATCAAAATCACAGACAATTGGACTCGCATTTGTTCATCTATGATCTAGGTTTAAATGTTTCAACCGATATTTCTATCCTTAGTAAAAAATTGGTGGGTACCAACGATTTAGATCCAAGATTTTCACCTAATGATGCTGAGGTTATTTTCATGAATACTTCCAATGATGGAATCTCAGAAAAATCAATTTATAAAATATCATTCAACGGAACGGCTACTGATTACCCTCGGACTTTACTGTTTACAGGGGCAGAAATGCCGGATTGGGAGTAG
- a CDS encoding CsgG/HfaB family protein has translation MKNLLKPKIIILVVLLVFLTSCGTMINLPAEGDISTLGEMTPYTKQLKALPAPDEKIVIGVYKFKDQTGQYKLAENGSNWSTAIPQGTTSILLKALEDSKWFRAIERENIGNLLNERQIIRSTRKEYEVGKDGKTVISDQLPPLLYAGILLEGGIISYDSNVMTGGVGARYFGIGGGTQYRQDRVTVYLRVVSSMTGEILKTIYTSKNILSTSVNGSFFRYIDTDRILEAEVGFNQNEPVSLAVTQAIEKAVYTLILESVEDGTFRIEKIHEKEILDLLQKHHAEQIHNNNQLVGNKFADKVRSKASVLLLANGDLMKGDYVDAKMNIGGKGGFKYFLNDHLNTEVNIGFESLENTGIIKTNFIYSELNLEYLLLPKSSLSPYAYAGVGSMFNGKNLFKYQFGGGLEYLMGNNFALRANVQYDMGFSDNWDQFVNGKQKDQALHIGIGINYYLKQAKKAQKNK, from the coding sequence ATGAAAAATTTACTAAAACCTAAAATTATAATTCTGGTCGTACTACTGGTCTTTTTAACCAGCTGTGGCACGATGATAAATCTCCCCGCGGAGGGCGATATTTCAACCTTAGGAGAAATGACTCCTTATACTAAGCAACTCAAAGCACTTCCAGCACCAGACGAGAAAATCGTCATAGGAGTTTACAAATTCAAAGACCAAACCGGCCAGTATAAATTGGCGGAAAATGGCAGTAACTGGAGTACCGCAATTCCACAGGGAACGACCTCTATATTACTGAAGGCACTGGAAGATTCCAAATGGTTCCGTGCAATCGAAAGAGAAAATATTGGAAATCTTTTAAATGAAAGGCAAATAATCCGTTCTACCAGAAAAGAATATGAAGTTGGAAAAGATGGTAAAACAGTCATCAGTGATCAACTACCACCGCTACTGTACGCCGGTATTCTTTTAGAAGGCGGTATTATTTCTTATGATTCCAATGTAATGACCGGAGGAGTTGGAGCTCGATATTTCGGAATTGGTGGTGGCACACAATACCGGCAAGATCGAGTCACTGTTTATCTGCGGGTGGTTTCAAGTATGACAGGCGAAATCTTAAAAACCATTTACACTTCTAAAAATATTCTCTCAACTTCAGTTAATGGAAGCTTTTTCAGATATATAGATACCGATAGAATTCTTGAAGCAGAAGTGGGTTTTAACCAAAATGAACCGGTGAGTCTTGCGGTTACCCAAGCAATCGAAAAAGCAGTCTATACCCTCATTCTGGAAAGTGTAGAAGATGGAACTTTTCGTATCGAGAAAATCCATGAAAAAGAGATTTTGGATCTGCTTCAAAAACACCATGCCGAACAAATACATAATAATAATCAATTGGTGGGCAATAAATTCGCAGACAAAGTGCGCTCCAAAGCCTCGGTACTTCTATTGGCAAACGGAGACTTAATGAAAGGAGATTATGTAGATGCGAAGATGAATATTGGAGGAAAAGGAGGATTTAAATATTTTTTGAACGATCATCTAAATACAGAAGTAAACATCGGTTTTGAGTCTTTAGAAAATACAGGAATTATCAAAACCAATTTCATCTATTCCGAATTAAATTTGGAATATCTTCTCTTACCTAAGTCTAGTTTATCGCCTTATGCTTATGCAGGAGTAGGTTCGATGTTCAACGGTAAAAATTTGTTTAAATACCAATTTGGCGGTGGATTAGAATATTTGATGGGAAACAACTTTGCGTTAAGGGCAAATGTACAATACGATATGGGATTTTCCGATAATTGGGACCAGTTTGTTAACGGTAAACAAAAGGATCAGGCACTTCATATTGGAATTGGAATTAATTACTATTTAAAGCAGGCGAAAAAAGCACAAAAAAATAAATAA
- a CDS encoding curli production assembly/transport component CsgF yields the protein MKTVIIFFAFGISFAGVQQFVYKPVNPAFGGDTFNYQWLLSSAVAQNQFKNTSSNYGSLSSLDSFTESLNRQLLSQLSQKLFGDQFGDGNLKPGNYTFGSMYIQVTQSDKGLLIKILNTSTGEQSEIIIPN from the coding sequence ATGAAAACAGTTATAATATTTTTTGCTTTTGGAATAAGTTTCGCAGGCGTCCAACAATTTGTGTACAAACCGGTAAACCCAGCTTTTGGCGGAGATACTTTTAATTACCAATGGCTCTTAAGCTCGGCGGTTGCCCAAAACCAATTCAAGAACACCTCTTCTAATTACGGCTCTCTAAGTTCATTAGACAGCTTTACTGAAAGCCTTAACAGGCAGCTATTAAGCCAATTATCCCAGAAATTATTTGGTGATCAATTCGGTGATGGAAATTTAAAGCCGGGGAATTACACATTCGGTTCTATGTACATACAAGTGACACAGTCGGACAAAGGATTATTAATAAAAATTTTAAATACATCTACAGGTGAGCAATCAGAGATCATAATACCCAACTAA
- a CDS encoding CsgE family curli-type amyloid fiber assembly protein: MNNFHANFLFIFLLLLSLNAVAQTNAVVAKIEVDNIEGSLKLKAIAKNAGDLNQSLNYIFVAVKKDQRKNMSSSQQENKFVLLPNETKILSEIAINIGKDDALKVYLFIKDEKTAKLVAKDSLELNPKNFNIDASYEKASSEENMQLKGLIINETKTRVGDDFYGKFYSVLMLNDLTFNFRVLVSEIPSTGKNTQLQVFANDENILTFVARPEDDYLNEAVKQTIVSLIKYEKDQQVDDKGFIY, from the coding sequence ATGAATAATTTTCATGCAAATTTCTTATTTATTTTTCTCCTTCTATTATCGCTCAACGCTGTTGCACAAACTAATGCTGTTGTCGCCAAAATTGAAGTGGACAATATAGAAGGTTCACTAAAACTAAAAGCAATTGCAAAAAATGCTGGCGATCTCAATCAGTCTCTTAATTACATTTTTGTAGCAGTTAAAAAAGATCAACGGAAAAACATGTCTTCTTCTCAGCAGGAAAACAAATTTGTCCTTCTTCCGAACGAAACAAAAATTCTGTCAGAAATTGCTATTAATATTGGTAAGGACGACGCCTTAAAAGTTTATCTTTTTATAAAAGATGAAAAGACGGCTAAGCTTGTTGCAAAAGATAGCCTAGAATTAAACCCGAAAAACTTTAACATCGATGCGTCTTATGAAAAAGCAAGCAGCGAAGAAAATATGCAGTTGAAAGGTTTGATCATCAACGAAACAAAAACAAGAGTTGGTGACGATTTCTATGGAAAATTCTATTCCGTTTTAATGTTAAATGATCTTACATTTAATTTTAGAGTACTCGTCTCAGAGATACCTTCAACAGGTAAAAATACACAACTTCAGGTTTTTGCAAACGATGAAAATATACTCACTTTCGTTGCGAGACCCGAAGATGATTATTTGAATGAAGCTGTAAAACAAACGATTGTAAGCCTAATAAAATACGAAAAAGATCAGCAGGTCGATGATAAAGGTTTCATTTATTAA
- a CDS encoding MATE family efflux transporter, which translates to MQILNPALSKRLFTLALPVMITQVGQVSVQLFDNIMVGKLLGADALASVSLANGVFFSVFVLALGFSLAIPPLVSEAHSQNDHTTINRVFRHGFVVNMLIGISLVIAMLLAMPLLYHLNQPEKILPDTESYLRITIISIIPFMAFQTMREVSEGLSFTIGVTKATIIANVINIVLNYIFIKGIGMDSLGVDGSAYASFIARVFMVIFLFFVMKKHPTTKRYMDDFSLKSKLFQKKMFNNLIKLGFPTALQMFFEITAFAGAAFICGLISANDIASHQIALSMASFTFNLSIGFSVASTIMIGRRQGEKDFSGLKQVGINNLKIVFIFMAFCGLLLILGRNILPTFFTQKEDIAVIMLASKLLIIAALFQLSDGVQVVALGILRGIQDVKIPSMITFVAYWIITMPLGYFLCVKMNMGAWGMWIALGLGLTISAVLLVRRFFKLSQKKIDQAATAS; encoded by the coding sequence ATGCAAATTCTAAATCCCGCTCTTTCCAAAAGATTATTTACACTCGCTCTTCCCGTAATGATTACCCAAGTTGGTCAGGTTTCTGTTCAGCTTTTTGATAATATTATGGTTGGAAAACTTTTGGGTGCAGATGCTTTGGCTTCCGTTTCACTTGCAAATGGTGTATTCTTTTCTGTTTTTGTTCTGGCGTTAGGTTTTTCTCTAGCCATTCCACCCCTAGTTTCAGAAGCACATTCTCAAAATGATCACACCACAATCAATCGGGTTTTTCGCCACGGTTTTGTGGTCAATATGCTTATTGGTATCTCGCTAGTTATTGCGATGCTCTTGGCGATGCCTTTATTATATCATTTGAATCAGCCAGAAAAAATACTTCCGGATACAGAAAGTTATCTTCGAATTACCATTATCAGTATTATTCCATTTATGGCGTTTCAAACCATGCGGGAAGTTTCAGAAGGTTTAAGTTTTACCATAGGTGTGACCAAGGCAACTATCATTGCGAATGTTATCAATATTGTTTTGAATTATATTTTTATTAAAGGAATTGGGATGGATTCGCTAGGTGTCGACGGTTCAGCCTATGCCTCATTTATCGCGAGAGTTTTCATGGTCATTTTCTTATTTTTTGTAATGAAGAAACATCCTACGACCAAAAGATATATGGACGATTTTAGTTTGAAAAGTAAACTTTTTCAGAAAAAAATGTTCAATAACTTAATTAAATTAGGTTTCCCAACTGCATTACAAATGTTTTTTGAGATTACTGCCTTTGCCGGTGCTGCATTTATCTGTGGGTTGATTTCTGCAAATGATATTGCATCTCACCAGATTGCTTTATCTATGGCGTCTTTTACCTTTAATTTAAGTATAGGTTTTAGTGTTGCATCAACGATTATGATTGGTCGGAGACAGGGTGAGAAAGATTTTTCCGGCCTCAAACAAGTGGGAATTAACAACTTGAAAATTGTGTTTATATTCATGGCATTTTGTGGATTACTTCTAATTTTGGGTCGAAATATATTACCGACATTCTTCACCCAAAAAGAGGACATAGCAGTGATTATGCTTGCTTCTAAACTATTGATTATTGCGGCATTATTTCAACTTTCAGATGGAGTCCAAGTTGTTGCGTTGGGTATTTTACGTGGTATTCAGGATGTGAAGATTCCATCGATGATCACCTTTGTTGCTTATTGGATTATTACCATGCCTTTAGGATATTTTCTTTGTGTAAAAATGAATATGGGAGCTTGGGGAATGTGGATCGCACTTGGCTTGGGATTGACCATTTCTGCAGTGCTTTTGGTAAGAAGATTTTTCAAGCTTTCGCAGAAAAAAATTGATCAAGCTGCAACCGCTTCATAG